Proteins encoded within one genomic window of Streptomyces sp. NBC_00523:
- a CDS encoding dienelactone hydrolase family protein — MAHVALFHSVLGLRSAEMLAAERLRRAGHEVITPDLFSGETARTLDEGFRLVERIGWAAVIKHARQALGGMPDETVLAGVSMGTSVVAHLWPERPATTGVLLLHAAVDLPISVRPGLRVQLHAAEPDDFAPPERVAAFCQAAREAGVDVEVLRYPGVGHFYIDGELPDHDPAAAELTWRRVLEFLNPSGGNSKMQVKATH; from the coding sequence ATGGCCCATGTCGCGTTGTTCCACTCCGTTCTCGGTCTGCGCTCCGCTGAGATGCTTGCCGCCGAGCGACTGCGTCGCGCCGGGCATGAGGTCATCACGCCCGATCTGTTCAGCGGCGAAACTGCCCGCACTCTTGACGAGGGATTCCGACTGGTCGAGCGGATCGGCTGGGCAGCGGTGATCAAGCACGCTCGGCAGGCTCTCGGGGGTATGCCGGATGAGACCGTACTGGCTGGTGTGTCCATGGGGACAAGCGTCGTGGCCCATCTCTGGCCCGAGCGTCCCGCCACCACAGGCGTTCTCCTCCTGCACGCCGCCGTAGACCTGCCCATCTCCGTTCGCCCCGGTCTGCGGGTCCAGCTGCACGCCGCTGAACCCGATGACTTCGCACCGCCCGAGCGGGTTGCTGCCTTCTGCCAGGCGGCACGAGAGGCCGGCGTCGATGTGGAAGTCCTCCGCTACCCGGGCGTTGGCCACTTCTACATCGACGGTGAACTCCCGGACCACGATCCGGCGGCGGCCGAGCTGACCTGGCGCAGAGTACTGGAGTTCCTCAACCCGTCCGGCGGTAACTCGAAGATGCAGGTCAAAGCCACTCATT